In Parasegetibacter sp. NRK P23, the genomic stretch TGGTTCCACCTCCTCCACTATTATCCACGGGATCACCAACTTCGAAACTCTCTTCTTTTCCACAGGAAGCGGCGATAAGGCTAACAAAAAACAGGGCTGCAAGAATGGAACGCATTGTTTATAAGGTTTGAATGAGGGCAAAATAATCAATTTGAATAAAAAACAGGCAACGGCTATGGAAAATACCCATATCTGTTGCCTGTTGGAATATTGGAAGTAAACCGGCCTTATTTTGCCAGTTTCGCTTTCAGGTTCTGGTCCAGTGCATCGAGGAACTCTTCGGTGTACAGGTAATGCTCACCGTGGTTCACCTTGTTGCCATGGATACAAACGGCGAGGTCCTTGGTCATTTTACCGCTTTCCACGGTTTCAATGCACACTTGTTCCAGGGCCTGGCAGAAATCGATCAGTTCCTGGTTGTTGTCCAGGCGGCCACGGAATTCCAGTCCACGGGTCCATGCGAAAATAGACGCGATGGGGTTGGTGGAAGTGGGTTTTCCTTTCTGGTGTTCGCGGTAGTGGCGGGTAACAGTGCCGTGTGCGGCTTCTGCTTCCATGGTTTTACCGTCGGGCGTAACCAGCGTGGAGGTCATGAGGCCCAGAGAGCCGAAGCCTTGTGCCACGGTATCACTTTGTACATCGCCATCGTAGTTCTTACAGGCCCATACGAAGTTGCCGTTCCATTTCAGGGCGGAGGCTACCATGTCGTCGATCAGGCGGTGTTCGTAAGTGAGTTTTTCCGCGTCGAACTGCGCTTTGAACTCGTTCTCATATACTTCCTGGAAGATATCTTTGAAACGGCCATCGTATTTTTTCAGGATGGTGTTCTTGGTGCTGAGGTAGAGGGGCCATTTTTTGATGAGGGCCTGGTTGAAGCAGGCGCGGGCGAAGCCACGGATGGATTCGTCGGTATTGTACATGGCCAGGGCCACACCGTCACCTTTGAACTGATATACTTCGTGCTCGATCACTTCTCCATTCTCGCCTTCAAATTTGATGGTGAGTTTGCCTTTTCCCTTCACCACGAAATCGGTGGCGCGGTACTGGTCGCCGAATGCGTGGCGGCCAATGCAGATGGGCGCGGTCCAGTTAGGAACAAGGCGGGGAACATTGGAAGTAACGATGGGCTCACGGAACACCGTTCCATCAAGGATATTACGGATCGTACCGTTGGGGGATTTCCACATTTGTTTCAATCCGAACTCCTTTACGCGTTCTTCATCCGGCGTAATGGTGGCGCATTTGATGCCCACACCGTATTGCTTGATGGCGTTGGCCGCGTCAATCGTAACCTGGTCGTTGGTCTGATCGCGGTATTCCATGCCAAGATCATAATATTTGATGTCCAGTTCCAGGTAAGGAAGGATCAGCTTATTCTTGATAAAGGACCAGATGATCCTCGTCATTTCATCTCCATCCAGTTCTACAACGGGATTTGCTACTTTGATTTTTTGTGCCATAGCAGTGGTTTTTTTAATGTTGTTCAAACAAAAGTCTGCAAATCTAATGGATAATCTAACACGAACAACCCCGAAGCTTATGGCACAAACCGGGTAAAACTTTGTAAAAAATACACATTCATGGGGCCAATAGTCTATTTTTGTTTTACCTAAAGCCAAAACTATTGAACCCTACTGAAGCGATATTCCAGTTCATCAGGAGGTTCATAAAGATCTCCGAAGAAGAAATGCACGAGATAACACCCTATCTTCAGGTGCGCTATTTCAACAAACGGTCTATTGTGGTGAATAAAGGCGAGATAGACCGTTATTTCAATTTTGTGATGGAAGGCCTGGTGAGGAAGTACTTCGTCCACAACAACAAAGAAATCAACCTGTACTTCGCGCGGGAAGGAGAAATCATCAGCAGTACCCGTTCTTTTATTCAGCAACAGCCTTCCGATGTGATCCTGGAAACCCTGGAGGCCACTTCGCTGATCTCCATCCGTTTTGAGGACCTGGAAACGATCTATGCGCGTCATCCTTTTTTTGAAAGAATCGGGCGACTGGTACTTGCCGACCAGCTCATCATGAAAGATGACTGGGAGATGAGTTTGCTGAAAGAAACCGTGCGGGAAAGGTTTGTGAACTTTGTAAAGCACCATCCCGATCTGTTGCAGCGTGTGCCACAGAAAATGCTTGCCTCCTTCCTGAACATTGAACCGGAAACGTTCAGCAGACTGAAACACCTGCTGATGAAGCCCCCGGCAACGGAGTAAAGCTTTTAAGGCAGGTTCACCACCAATACCGGCACCTTCAACTCATGCCGCACGGCGTTCACGGTTTCCCCGTAGAGAATGTCTTTAATACCGGAATGCCCGTGCGCCCCAATCACCAAAGCGCTCGCATGGTGCAAGTGCACCAGCCTTACGATTTCCCCGGCCCGCATGTTGAAACCGAGTTCGTGTTTCGCTTCCAGTCCCATATTCGTAAAGCGTTCAGTGTATTGTTGCAGCCTCAGTTCATCTTCCCTCGTTTCATAATCATCCGTAACGGCGCCGTGTATACGCGCAGAAACGCTTTCCACCACGTGAATCAGAATGTAAGACGCGTTTTTTCCGCTGCCTAACCCAATAGCATGGGATAATAATTTTTCATCGTTCGAACTGAAATCCAGTGCGATGGCAATACGGTCATATACCGGTGCCAGTAGCGGCGCTCCATGGGTGGCATCATGTATCTGGATGCTGTTTTCTTTTTTCTTCCTGGAATACATTAACGGGTACACCACGGCGATCACCAGCAGTACGGCGAAAAGAATGGTGCCCGTAATGGCAAGCGCCTGCATGGGTAAACTCGCATTGCTCTGAACATAATCCCACACCATTTCGATCACCATCCGCAGGTTCAGGTATACGAGTACCGCCGTAATGAGCCAGGAGAAAAACTGTGTGAATGGTTTAATGGCGAAACTGCCCATCTTTTTTTTATCGCTCACGAAATGGATGAGTGGAATGATGGCGAAGCCCAGTTGCAGACTCAGCAGCACCTGGCTGAACACGAGCAGGTTGTCCACTTCATTTTCTCCTGAGATAAGGATCACGGCTACTGCGGGACCAATTGCCAGTAAGCGCGTGAGTAACCGCCGCGCCACCGGGTTGATGCGCAACCTCAGGTAGCCTTCCATCACGATCTGGCCCGCCAGTGTGCCGGTGATGGTGGAGCTTTGTCCTGCGGCGATCAACGCCACGGCGAACAATACCGGCGCTACGCCTGAGCCCAGTAAAGGCGCCAGCAATTGGTGGGCATCGCGAATCTCGGCCACATCGGTGCGCCCGGTTTTAAAAAACACGGTGGCGGCCAGTACCAGTATCGCCGCGTTCACCAGGAAGGCCAGGTTAAGCGCAATAGCGCTGTCGATAAAATTCAGTTTGAGGGCCTTTTTAATACCGGCAGGATCTTTCCCGATCTTACGGGTTTGCACCAGCGCCGAATGGAGGTAGAGGTTATGGGGCATTACCGTGGCACCAATGATGCCGATGGCGATGTACAGGGCTTTCGTATCCGGAATAGTTGGGATAAGTCCGCCGGCCACTTCGCCCAGGTCCGGCTTTGCGAGTATGATCTCGCCAAGAAAGGAGAGCCCGATTACGGCCACGAGTCCGATGATGAAAGCCTCCATTTTCCGGATGCCCGCTTTCTGCAGGAAGAGCAGCAGAAAAGTGTCGAGCACAGTGATGCTTACGCCCCAGATCAAAGGGAGACCGGTAAGTAACTGGATACCGATGGCCATCCCCAGCACTTCGGCCAGATCGGTTGCGGCGATGGCGAGTTCCGCCAGGATATAGAAGATAAAGTTCAGTCCTTTCGGGTACATCTCCCTGTTGGCCTGCGCCAGGTCGCGGCCGCGTACGATGCCCAGCCTTGCGGAAAGACTTTGCAGCACCAGCGCCATGATATTACTCATCAGCAGTACCCATACCAGGGAATAGCCATATTGGCTGCCTCCGGCGATATCGGTGGCCCAGTTGCCGGGGTCCATGTAGCCCACGCTTACAAGATAGGCGGGGCCGAAGAAGGCGAATATCTTTCTCCAGCGGGTTTTGCGTTGGGAGGGGTCAACACTGGCATGTACTTCGCTCAGCGATACATCGTCTTTGGTTCTCTGCATCATGTTCTTACGAATAAGTTTCTCGCCACCTGCTCACTCACGGTAAAAGAGGGGAGGTTGCGTATTTTCACTTCCAGCGAATTGTCGAATCCGAATCTTTTTTTCACTTCCAGCTTTGTACCGAGTTGAATGCTTTTGTGGGTGAGGAGTTCCAGCATATCGCTGGATTGGTCGCCCACATTACAGATTTCGGCGGAAACGTTGAGGGGGAGGTCCAGCAAACTAAGTTGGCAGGTGGTTTCCACGTTGCCTTCTTTGTCGGGGATAGGGTCTCCGTGTGGATCCACTTTTGGAAAACCGAGGTACTCATCAAGCCGGTCCACCAGTTTACGGCTGGTCACATGTTCCAGTTCTTCCGCGATTTCGTGTACCTCATCCCAGGTAAATTGTAGTTTCTCTACCAGGAAATACTCCCACAACCGGTGCCGCCTGATCACGAGCAAAGCAAGCTTACTCCCTTCGCCGGTGAGGCGGAAGCCCTGGTAACGTTCATAATGTACCAGTTTCTTCGCCTTCAGCTTCTTCATCATATCCGTTACGCTCGCCGGTTTGGTGGCCAGTTCCTGTGCCAGTTCATTCGTGGTAACATTCCCTGCTTCCTGCTGCAGGTGGTAGATCGCTTTAATGTAATTCTCCTCGCTTACTGAATAATTCACGTGCTTTAAAAAAGGTTTTAGACAAATCTAAAAAATATTTCTGTTATATGCGCCGCTAAAAGATGGGGCTTTGCGGGAAAATTATATTTTTAGCCCCTGTTTACAGGTTCAGGAACGAAGTGCAATGGTTCGTTCCGGCTGACCAC encodes the following:
- a CDS encoding NADP-dependent isocitrate dehydrogenase codes for the protein MAQKIKVANPVVELDGDEMTRIIWSFIKNKLILPYLELDIKYYDLGMEYRDQTNDQVTIDAANAIKQYGVGIKCATITPDEERVKEFGLKQMWKSPNGTIRNILDGTVFREPIVTSNVPRLVPNWTAPICIGRHAFGDQYRATDFVVKGKGKLTIKFEGENGEVIEHEVYQFKGDGVALAMYNTDESIRGFARACFNQALIKKWPLYLSTKNTILKKYDGRFKDIFQEVYENEFKAQFDAEKLTYEHRLIDDMVASALKWNGNFVWACKNYDGDVQSDTVAQGFGSLGLMTSTLVTPDGKTMEAEAAHGTVTRHYREHQKGKPTSTNPIASIFAWTRGLEFRGRLDNNQELIDFCQALEQVCIETVESGKMTKDLAVCIHGNKVNHGEHYLYTEEFLDALDQNLKAKLAK
- a CDS encoding Crp/Fnr family transcriptional regulator translates to MNPTEAIFQFIRRFIKISEEEMHEITPYLQVRYFNKRSIVVNKGEIDRYFNFVMEGLVRKYFVHNNKEINLYFAREGEIISSTRSFIQQQPSDVILETLEATSLISIRFEDLETIYARHPFFERIGRLVLADQLIMKDDWEMSLLKETVRERFVNFVKHHPDLLQRVPQKMLASFLNIEPETFSRLKHLLMKPPATE
- a CDS encoding Nramp family divalent metal transporter; the protein is MMQRTKDDVSLSEVHASVDPSQRKTRWRKIFAFFGPAYLVSVGYMDPGNWATDIAGGSQYGYSLVWVLLMSNIMALVLQSLSARLGIVRGRDLAQANREMYPKGLNFIFYILAELAIAATDLAEVLGMAIGIQLLTGLPLIWGVSITVLDTFLLLFLQKAGIRKMEAFIIGLVAVIGLSFLGEIILAKPDLGEVAGGLIPTIPDTKALYIAIGIIGATVMPHNLYLHSALVQTRKIGKDPAGIKKALKLNFIDSAIALNLAFLVNAAILVLAATVFFKTGRTDVAEIRDAHQLLAPLLGSGVAPVLFAVALIAAGQSSTITGTLAGQIVMEGYLRLRINPVARRLLTRLLAIGPAVAVILISGENEVDNLLVFSQVLLSLQLGFAIIPLIHFVSDKKKMGSFAIKPFTQFFSWLITAVLVYLNLRMVIEMVWDYVQSNASLPMQALAITGTILFAVLLVIAVVYPLMYSRKKKENSIQIHDATHGAPLLAPVYDRIAIALDFSSNDEKLLSHAIGLGSGKNASYILIHVVESVSARIHGAVTDDYETREDELRLQQYTERFTNMGLEAKHELGFNMRAGEIVRLVHLHHASALVIGAHGHSGIKDILYGETVNAVRHELKVPVLVVNLP
- a CDS encoding metal-dependent transcriptional regulator, with product MNYSVSEENYIKAIYHLQQEAGNVTTNELAQELATKPASVTDMMKKLKAKKLVHYERYQGFRLTGEGSKLALLVIRRHRLWEYFLVEKLQFTWDEVHEIAEELEHVTSRKLVDRLDEYLGFPKVDPHGDPIPDKEGNVETTCQLSLLDLPLNVSAEICNVGDQSSDMLELLTHKSIQLGTKLEVKKRFGFDNSLEVKIRNLPSFTVSEQVARNLFVRT